One window of the Oncorhynchus gorbuscha isolate QuinsamMale2020 ecotype Even-year linkage group LG17, OgorEven_v1.0, whole genome shotgun sequence genome contains the following:
- the htr1d gene encoding 5-hydroxytryptamine receptor 1D encodes MDQDNSSVDSIFTNATESPKTSEAHWDEAILLGLQISLSAILAIITLATVLSNAFVIATIFLTRKLHTPANFLIGSLAVTDLLVSILVMPISIVYTVSKTWSLGQIVCDIWLSSDITFCTASILHLCVIALDRYWAITDALEYSKRRTMRRAGLMIAVVWVISISISIPPLFWRQAKANEEVMECLVNTDQISYTLYSTFGAFYVPTVLLIILYGRIYVAARSRIFKTPVSSGKRFTTAHLIQTSAGSSLCSINSSASNQESHLQPGGGTSGGGGGGRGGSPLFNSVKVKLADSVLERKRLCAAREKKATKTLGIILGAFIVCWLPFFVGTLVLAICKECWFHPVLFDVFTWLGYLNSLINPVIYTAFNDEFKLAFHKLIKFKRCY; translated from the coding sequence ATGGATCAGGATAATAGCTCCGTTGATTCAATCTTTACCAATGCCACAGAGAGCCCCAAAACTTCAGAGGCACACTGGGACGAGGCCATTCTCCTAGGTCTGCAGATCTCCCTGTCGGCCATCCTGGCCATCATCACCCTGGCCACCGTACTGTCCAACGCCTTTGTTATTGCCACCATCTTCCTGACCCGGAAGCTGCACACGCCAGCCAATTTTCTGATCGGTTCGCTAGCCGTGACAGACCTGCTGGTGTCCATCCTGGTCATGCCTATCAGCATCGTGTACACGGTGAGTAAGACCTGGTCCCTGGGGCAGATCGTCTGCGACATCTGGCTGTCATCAGATATCACCTTTTGCACCGCCTCCATCCTGCACCTGTGTGTCATCGCGCTGGACCGCTACTGGGCCATCACTGATGCCCTGGAGTACTCCAAGCGCCGAACGATGCGTCGAGCGGGCCTGATGATAGCGGTGGTGTGGGtgatctccatctctatctccataccGCCGCTCTTCTGGAGGCAGGCCAAGGCCAACGAGGAAGTGATGGAGTGCCTGGTAAACACAGACCAGATCTCCTACACGCTCTACTCCACCTTTGGGGCCTTCTACGTGCCCACCGTGCTGCTGATCATCCTCTATGGCCGGATCTACGTGGCCGCCCGCTCGCGCATCTTCAAGACTCCGGTGTCGTCCGGCAAACGTTTCACCACGGCCCATCTCATCCAGACGTCAGCcggctcctccctctgctccatcAATTCTTCCGCCTCCAACCAGGAAAGCCACCTGCAACCTGGAGGGGGAACCAgcgggggtggaggaggaggcagaggtggGTCGCCTCTCTTCAATAGCGTGAAGGTGAAGCTGGCAGACAGTGTGCTGGAGAGGAAGCGTCTGTGCGCCGCCCGGGAGAAGAAGGCCACCAAGACGCTGGGCATCATCCTGGGAGCCTTCATCGTGTGCTGGCTGCCTTTCTTTGTGGGTACCCTGGTACTGGCCATCTGCAAAGAATGCTGGTTCCACCCAGTGCTCTTCGACGTGTTCACCTGGCTTGGCTACCTGAACTCGCTCATCAATCCCGTCATCTACACCGCCTTCAATGACGAGTTCAAACTGGCCTTCCACAAACTCATCAAGTTCAAGAGATGCTACTGA